In a single window of the Actinomycetota bacterium genome:
- a CDS encoding aminoacyl-tRNA hydrolase — translation MALLRGRRGDGERRSTPFDALVVGLGNPGKEYARSRHNVGEEVVVELARRCGETLRAGRDQALVAEARLGGERVVLAFPLTYVNESGQAVGKLVRRYGIVDPRRTVVVHDELDLAPGVVRIKVGGGLAGHNGLRSITAHLKTQDFVRVRIGVGKPPSKERGADHVLSRIPRRERELLDVAVQEAADAVELLLAEGAEAAMARHHAP, via the coding sequence ATGGCGCTGCTGCGCGGCCGCCGAGGTGACGGCGAGCGACGCTCCACCCCCTTCGACGCACTCGTCGTCGGTCTCGGGAACCCGGGCAAGGAGTACGCGCGGTCGCGCCACAACGTCGGCGAAGAAGTGGTCGTCGAGCTCGCGCGCCGCTGCGGCGAGACGCTGCGGGCCGGGCGCGACCAGGCGCTGGTGGCCGAGGCCCGCCTCGGCGGCGAACGGGTCGTGCTCGCCTTCCCCCTCACCTACGTGAACGAGTCGGGGCAGGCCGTCGGCAAGCTGGTGCGCAGGTACGGCATCGTCGACCCGCGGCGAACGGTGGTGGTGCACGACGAGCTCGACCTCGCCCCCGGCGTGGTGCGGATCAAGGTGGGTGGCGGCCTCGCCGGCCACAACGGTCTGCGCAGCATCACCGCCCACCTGAAGACGCAGGACTTCGTCCGGGTGCGCATCGGTGTCGGCAAGCCCCCGAGCAAGGAACGCGGCGCGGATCACGTGCTGTCACGGATCCCCCGCCGCGAACGCGAGCTGCTCGACGTCGCCGTGCAGGAGGCCGCCGACGCCGTCGAGCTACTGCTCGCCGAGGGTGCCGAGGCCGCCATGGCCCGTCACCACGCCCCGTAG
- a CDS encoding 50S ribosomal protein L25, whose amino-acid sequence MAETTLVATTGRPLGSAASRRLRREDLVPGVLYGLGMAPVSVTVERRELRLALSGPAGINTILSLEVDGAKHPALVKEIQRHPVRRTVSHVDFLTIDLREELTVSIPVRLEGTAKAVEDEGGLVDAAVDSIEVTTTPANMPNEIVIDISALTPHDVIRLADITFSEGVTPTGDPDLAIVTVMFPSAAAAEEAAAEEAEGAEGEEAGAAGETEGGEAGE is encoded by the coding sequence ATGGCTGAGACCACGCTCGTCGCCACCACCGGCCGTCCCCTCGGCTCGGCCGCCTCGCGCCGGCTGCGTCGCGAAGACCTGGTACCTGGCGTGCTCTACGGCCTCGGCATGGCACCGGTGTCGGTCACCGTCGAGCGCCGTGAGCTGCGCCTCGCGCTTTCCGGCCCGGCGGGGATCAACACCATCTTGTCGCTCGAGGTCGACGGTGCCAAGCACCCCGCACTCGTGAAGGAGATCCAGCGGCACCCGGTGCGGCGCACCGTCAGCCACGTCGACTTCCTGACGATCGACCTGCGCGAGGAGCTGACGGTGTCTATCCCCGTCCGCCTCGAGGGCACGGCGAAGGCCGTCGAGGACGAGGGCGGGCTCGTCGACGCGGCCGTCGACTCGATCGAGGTCACCACGACGCCGGCGAACATGCCGAACGAGATCGTGATCGACATCAGCGCGCTCACCCCGCACGACGTCATCCGCCTCGCCGACATCACGTTCTCCGAGGGCGTCACCCCGACCGGTGACCCCGACCTCGCGATCGTGACGGTCATGTTCCCGTCGGCCGCGGCCGCAGAGGAAGCCGCCGCCGAAGAGGCCGAGGGTGCCGAGGGCGAGGAAGCCGGCGCGGCCGGCGAGACCGAGGGCGGCGAAGCCGGCGAGTGA
- a CDS encoding ribose-phosphate diphosphokinase, whose translation MEKVTTKRLALYSGRTHPALAEEVAEHLGIELGHPNIVEFANGEVRPRFVESIRGSDVFIMQSHYGCDGRSVNDSIMEQLIMIDAAYRASAKRITAVCPFYGYARQDRKAEGREPITARLVADLFKTAGAKRMVSIDLHSGQIQGFFEGPVDHLTALPVIEGYLRENADDPVIVSPDSGRIKVAERLAQHLNADIAFVYKRRPKGSTNIAQALDVIGDVAGRQCVLTDDMIDTGGTIVSAAELLLDHGATEVWALATHGVLSGPAVDRLKNSRIDRVVLTNTVPLPPEKQIDKIEVLSVAKIIADALAAVFDDSSVSEIFGGENQA comes from the coding sequence ATGGAGAAGGTCACGACCAAGCGCTTGGCGCTCTACTCGGGTCGCACCCACCCCGCGTTGGCCGAGGAGGTGGCCGAGCACCTCGGCATCGAACTCGGCCACCCGAACATCGTCGAGTTCGCGAACGGCGAGGTGCGCCCGCGCTTCGTCGAGTCGATCCGCGGCTCGGACGTGTTCATCATGCAGAGCCACTACGGCTGCGACGGGCGGTCGGTGAACGACTCGATCATGGAGCAGCTGATCATGATCGACGCCGCCTACCGGGCCTCGGCCAAGCGGATCACCGCGGTGTGCCCGTTCTACGGCTACGCCCGCCAGGACCGCAAGGCCGAAGGACGTGAGCCGATCACGGCCCGCCTCGTCGCCGACCTGTTCAAGACCGCCGGCGCGAAGCGGATGGTGTCGATCGACCTCCACAGCGGCCAGATCCAGGGCTTCTTCGAAGGCCCGGTCGACCACCTCACCGCGCTCCCGGTGATCGAGGGCTACCTGCGCGAGAACGCCGACGACCCGGTCATCGTCTCGCCGGACTCCGGGCGGATCAAGGTCGCCGAGCGCCTGGCACAGCACCTGAACGCCGACATCGCGTTCGTGTACAAGCGCCGCCCGAAGGGCTCGACGAACATCGCCCAGGCCCTCGACGTGATCGGTGACGTCGCCGGGCGTCAGTGCGTGCTCACCGACGACATGATCGACACCGGCGGCACGATCGTGTCGGCCGCCGAACTGCTCCTCGACCACGGCGCCACCGAGGTGTGGGCATTGGCCACGCACGGAGTGCTCTCCGGTCCCGCAGTCGACCGGTTGAAGAACTCACGCATCGACCGCGTCGTGCTGACCAACACCGTGCCGCTGCCGCCGGAGAAGCAGATCGACAAGATCGAGGTGCTCTCGGTGGCCAAGATCATCGCCGATGCGCTCGCCGCGGTGTTCGACGACTCGAGCGTCAGCGAGATCTTCGGCGGCGAGAACCAAGCCTGA